A single genomic interval of Fibrobacter sp. UWB13 harbors:
- a CDS encoding OmpA family protein — MKTIKILTLGALAASMSFAADAPSVTPVDQCRLALDNAKTNLPSNAYAAKLTLAEGYGTLNALETIYADDDESKLIPTFLENCQKYAEIAKLQGETQAIQNHIAENWEKRAATNRTIEAIQEQIGEARSGKVSDLEAEKQAIKAQKDKLEASKNEAMDKLNALQSQMIQVTKDARGIILSMSDILFDVGRATLKTDLMTSLAKIAGILSVYQQFDVSIEGNTDNTGSEEFNMTLSQQRAENVMNFLVEQGIAETRLTAKGLGMTMPIADNSTKEGRQKNRRVDLVITDRTQKVK, encoded by the coding sequence ATGAAGACGATTAAGATTTTGACTCTCGGCGCCCTCGCCGCATCCATGAGCTTTGCCGCAGATGCACCTTCTGTCACCCCTGTTGACCAGTGCAGACTAGCTCTCGACAATGCCAAAACCAATTTGCCATCCAATGCTTACGCCGCAAAGCTTACGCTTGCCGAAGGCTATGGCACGCTCAATGCCCTCGAAACAATTTATGCGGATGACGATGAATCCAAGCTGATCCCGACATTCTTGGAAAACTGCCAGAAATACGCAGAAATCGCAAAGCTCCAGGGCGAAACCCAGGCTATCCAGAATCACATTGCAGAAAACTGGGAAAAGCGCGCAGCCACAAACCGCACCATCGAAGCAATCCAGGAACAGATTGGCGAAGCTCGTAGCGGTAAGGTTTCGGACCTCGAAGCTGAAAAGCAGGCAATCAAGGCTCAGAAGGACAAGCTCGAAGCCAGCAAGAACGAAGCTATGGACAAGTTAAACGCCCTCCAATCCCAGATGATCCAGGTGACGAAGGACGCTCGCGGTATAATCCTCTCGATGTCCGATATCTTGTTCGACGTGGGCCGTGCCACCTTGAAGACCGACCTCATGACAAGCCTTGCTAAGATTGCCGGGATCCTCTCCGTTTACCAGCAGTTTGACGTGTCCATCGAAGGTAACACCGACAACACCGGTTCTGAAGAATTCAACATGACGCTTTCTCAGCAACGTGCAGAAAACGTGATGAACTTCCTCGTGGAACAGGGCATTGCCGAAACCCGTCTCACCGCCAAGGGTCTTGGCATGACCATGCCGATTGCGGACAACTCTACCAAGGAAGGTCGCCAGAAGAACCGCCGCGTGGATCTCGTTATCACGGACCGTACGCAGAAAGTGAAGTAG
- a CDS encoding RICIN domain-containing protein codes for MNLFVKKSSYIGIFSFLLPLSSAFAGNVEYHLNKSANPTQDELDAYEHITAAMDSAVFLYNKYSDLSKHIEVYYSTGVPTAEASSNGDLRFGKDRGYMYVGTAMHEMAHTMGMGTTSEYKAMFKDGVFQGEKAQALIKEIDGPDAVLKGDSQHFWPYGINYKSEVHSEQDLINHVKIVNAMYQDIFKEAFFKQGRVKSLSEKKCMGITSSNTLELMDCADTATFVKIYSMGDKPVTYRFQLGNRVIDIPNESTAAGVTASTYGYNGGVHQKYQLEDAGVNTPNAFLLKNYKSGLYLQAVGKNVVQNPMTSRSDDFIWKIEEQRADTADKPVSISKRRVPNKNLEESMPERLFDALGRAAGKIRRGVTSKLLKSN; via the coding sequence ATGAATCTTTTTGTAAAAAAATCAAGTTATATTGGAATTTTCTCCTTCCTGCTTCCGTTGTCTAGCGCTTTTGCTGGCAACGTTGAATATCATTTGAATAAATCCGCAAATCCGACTCAGGACGAACTTGACGCCTACGAGCATATTACGGCGGCGATGGATTCGGCGGTTTTCCTGTACAATAAGTACTCTGATCTTTCGAAACATATCGAAGTTTACTACAGCACGGGCGTTCCTACAGCCGAGGCTAGCAGCAATGGCGATTTACGTTTCGGTAAGGATCGGGGTTATATGTATGTGGGCACTGCCATGCACGAAATGGCGCATACCATGGGCATGGGCACAACATCTGAGTACAAAGCGATGTTCAAGGACGGTGTGTTCCAGGGAGAAAAAGCCCAGGCACTTATCAAGGAAATTGATGGTCCGGATGCCGTGCTCAAGGGCGATAGCCAGCATTTTTGGCCGTATGGCATCAATTACAAGAGTGAAGTCCATTCCGAACAGGATTTGATCAATCACGTGAAAATCGTGAACGCTATGTATCAGGACATTTTCAAGGAAGCGTTCTTCAAGCAGGGGAGGGTAAAGTCCCTTTCCGAAAAGAAATGCATGGGAATAACTTCTTCGAATACGCTTGAACTCATGGATTGTGCCGACACGGCAACTTTTGTCAAGATTTATTCGATGGGCGATAAGCCTGTCACCTACCGATTCCAGCTTGGAAATCGCGTAATCGATATTCCGAATGAATCAACCGCTGCGGGTGTAACAGCCTCGACATACGGCTACAATGGCGGTGTGCACCAAAAATACCAGCTCGAAGATGCCGGAGTGAACACTCCGAATGCTTTCCTTCTCAAGAATTACAAGAGTGGGCTTTATTTGCAGGCGGTCGGTAAAAATGTCGTGCAGAACCCAATGACATCGCGCTCTGATGATTTCATCTGGAAAATTGAAGAACAGCGAGCCGATACTGCGGATAAGCCTGTATCCATTTCCAAACGCCGAGTTCCAAACAAGAATTTGGAAGAATCAATGCCAGAGCGGTTATTTGATGCTCTCGGACGAGCTGCCGGCAAGATTCGTCGCGGTGTAACGTCGAAACTTTTGAAAAGCAATTAA
- a CDS encoding zinc ribbon domain-containing protein, whose protein sequence is MICPHCGAELKQGATFCPHCGSDKNTGWKEGAEYSDLDLPDYDEIVENEFGEKKKKSSPLTIVAVVIVVLAFMAAMVL, encoded by the coding sequence ATGATTTGTCCTCATTGCGGCGCCGAATTGAAACAAGGCGCGACCTTCTGCCCCCACTGCGGGAGCGACAAGAACACCGGCTGGAAAGAGGGCGCTGAATATAGCGACCTCGACCTCCCCGACTACGATGAAATTGTAGAAAATGAATTCGGCGAAAAGAAGAAAAAATCAAGCCCGCTTACGATTGTCGCAGTGGTGATTGTCGTGCTTGCATTTATGGCTGCGATGGTTCTTTAA
- a CDS encoding class II fructose-bisphosphate aldolase, with protein sequence MAVSYKELGLVNTKEMFAKAVKGGYAIPAFNFNTMEQMQAIVQAAVETKSPVIMQVSKGARNYANGTILRYMAQGAVEYAKELGCANPQIVLHLDHGDSFELCKDCIDNGFSSVMIDGSALPYEDNIALTKKVVEYAHAHDVTVEAELGVLAGVEDEVASEVSHYTKPEEVIDFATRTGCDSLAISIGTSHGAYKFKPEQCTRNAQGKLVPPPLAFDVLHAIEQKLPGFPIVLHGSSSVPQDEVDTINAHGGKLPDAVGIPEEQLREASRSAVCKINIDSDSRLAMTAAIRKYFDEHPEHFDPRQYLKPARENMKKMYMHKIVDVLGSNDKL encoded by the coding sequence ATGGCAGTTTCTTACAAGGAACTCGGCTTGGTTAACACCAAGGAAATGTTTGCTAAGGCAGTTAAGGGTGGCTATGCTATCCCGGCTTTCAACTTCAACACCATGGAACAGATGCAGGCTATCGTGCAGGCCGCCGTTGAAACCAAGTCTCCGGTGATCATGCAGGTCTCTAAGGGTGCTCGTAACTACGCTAACGGCACCATCCTCCGCTACATGGCTCAGGGTGCTGTTGAATACGCCAAGGAACTCGGCTGCGCAAATCCGCAGATCGTGCTCCACCTCGACCACGGTGACTCTTTCGAACTCTGCAAGGACTGCATCGACAACGGTTTCTCTTCCGTGATGATCGACGGTTCTGCTCTTCCGTACGAAGACAACATCGCCCTTACCAAGAAGGTTGTTGAATACGCTCACGCTCACGACGTTACCGTCGAAGCTGAACTCGGTGTTCTCGCCGGTGTTGAAGACGAAGTTGCTTCTGAAGTTTCTCACTACACGAAGCCGGAAGAAGTGATCGACTTCGCTACCCGTACGGGCTGCGACTCCCTCGCTATCTCCATCGGTACTTCTCACGGTGCATACAAGTTCAAGCCGGAACAGTGCACTCGTAACGCTCAGGGCAAGCTCGTTCCGCCTCCTCTGGCATTCGACGTGCTCCACGCCATCGAACAGAAGCTCCCGGGCTTCCCGATCGTTCTCCACGGTTCTTCTTCTGTCCCGCAGGACGAAGTTGATACGATCAACGCTCACGGCGGTAAGCTCCCGGATGCAGTTGGTATTCCGGAAGAACAGCTCCGCGAAGCTTCTCGCTCTGCTGTCTGCAAGATCAACATCGACTCTGACAGCCGTCTCGCTATGACTGCCGCTATCCGTAAGTATTTCGACGAACATCCGGAACACTTCGACCCGCGCCAGTACCTCAAGCCGGCTCGTGAAAACATGAAGAAGATGTACATGCACAAGATCGTGGATGTGCTCGGCTCCAACGACAAGCTCTAA